In Candidatus Promineifilum breve, one genomic interval encodes:
- a CDS encoding DUF4386 domain-containing protein, which produces MKATIYSDNRNRDVPQTTRTRSRKIALAAGVLYLITFLSLPAFAFYAPVRDPNYLVGPGPDNAVIVGGILEIIVALACIGTAVALYPVIKRQGEGMALGFVGARILEAGTIFAGVVAFMTMVTLRQSGVGAEALITGRALLAMYDWFHLGQDLIPGVNAVLLGSLLYKSRLVPRILPLLGLIGAPLLVANVIVIMFGISGPLRTVTTLSVLPIAVWEFSLGVWLVVKGFNSTAITAEFDNMEPSR; this is translated from the coding sequence ATGAAAGCTACTATCTACAGTGATAATCGGAATCGTGACGTGCCTCAGACCACCAGGACGAGGTCTAGAAAAATCGCGCTGGCGGCCGGTGTGCTCTACCTGATCACCTTTCTCTCGCTCCCTGCCTTCGCTTTCTACGCACCGGTGCGCGATCCAAACTACCTGGTTGGCCCCGGCCCGGACAATGCCGTCATCGTCGGCGGCATCCTGGAGATCATCGTGGCCCTGGCCTGTATCGGCACGGCCGTGGCGCTGTACCCGGTGATTAAGCGGCAGGGCGAGGGCATGGCGTTGGGCTTCGTCGGCGCGCGGATTCTGGAAGCCGGCACCATCTTCGCCGGGGTGGTCGCCTTCATGACGATGGTGACCTTACGGCAGTCGGGGGTTGGGGCCGAAGCGCTGATCACCGGTCGGGCGCTGCTCGCCATGTATGACTGGTTCCACCTGGGGCAGGACCTCATACCGGGCGTAAACGCCGTGCTGTTAGGTTCGCTGCTCTACAAATCGCGTCTCGTGCCGCGGATTCTGCCCCTGCTGGGGTTGATCGGCGCGCCCCTGCTTGTGGCGAATGTGATTGTGATCATGTTCGGCATCTCCGGGCCGCTGCGGACGGTAACAACGCTCAGCGTTCTGCCGATTGCCGTGTGGGAGTTTTCACTGGGCGTCTGGCTCGTCGTCAAGGGGTTCAATTCCACGGCGATCACGGCCGAGTTCGACAACATGGAACCTAGCCGGTAG
- a CDS encoding NAD(P)-dependent alcohol dehydrogenase has protein sequence MKAIVANKFGTADVLQLREVAKPTPKANEILVKVVATTVSAGDIRMRSLNVPLVFWLPARLTLGFTKPKNPIYGMELAGEVAAVGAAVTRFRLGDAVFASTLAQKFGAYAEYKCLPEDGLVLTKPHNMSYEEAAAVPIGGPTALRLLRKGNIQRGQKVLIYGASGSVGTFAVQLARHLGAEVTGVCSTANVALVQSLGADRVIDYTQADFSTRLERYDAILDTVGKFPKSLVSPALAPNGRFESIAKLNTKQSVEELSFIKELIEAGAIRAVIDRRYPLAQATEAHRYVEAGHKKGNVILNVV, from the coding sequence ATGAAAGCAATCGTCGCCAACAAATTCGGAACCGCCGACGTCCTTCAACTTCGCGAAGTTGCTAAACCGACGCCCAAAGCCAACGAAATCCTGGTCAAAGTGGTCGCCACCACCGTCAGCGCCGGGGACATCAGGATGCGCAGCCTGAACGTGCCGCTTGTGTTCTGGCTGCCGGCGCGCCTCACGTTGGGGTTTACCAAGCCGAAAAACCCCATCTATGGCATGGAACTGGCCGGTGAAGTGGCAGCCGTCGGCGCGGCGGTCACCCGCTTCAGGCTTGGCGACGCGGTATTCGCCTCGACCCTGGCCCAGAAGTTCGGGGCCTATGCCGAGTATAAATGTCTGCCCGAAGATGGGCTGGTGTTGACCAAGCCGCACAATATGAGCTATGAAGAAGCCGCCGCCGTGCCCATTGGCGGGCCGACGGCGCTGCGCCTGCTGCGCAAGGGCAACATCCAGCGCGGCCAAAAAGTGCTGATCTATGGCGCTTCCGGCAGCGTGGGCACGTTTGCCGTCCAACTGGCCCGGCACTTGGGGGCGGAAGTGACCGGAGTTTGCAGCACGGCCAATGTGGCGCTGGTGCAATCGCTGGGCGCAGACCGGGTGATCGATTACACTCAGGCTGATTTCTCAACCAGACTGGAGCGCTATGACGCCATCCTCGATACGGTCGGCAAATTCCCCAAATCGCTCGTCTCGCCGGCGCTCGCGCCCAACGGACGCTTCGAATCGATTGCCAAGCTCAACACGAAACAGAGCGTGGAAGAGCTAAGCTTTATCAAGGAGTTGATCGAGGCGGGCGCGATCAGGGCGGTCATCGACCGGCGCTACCCGCTGGCCCAGGCGACCGAGGCCCACCGTTACGTCGAAGCCGGCCACAAAAAGGGCAACGTCATCCTCAACGTGGTTTAG
- a CDS encoding DUF308 domain-containing protein, whose product MPDQIKSKVANTAKSALPWQKGIAWWLVLIEGIVLTALGLYMFFAPASANTIIGWIIALTLVVGGAVSLSLSLKAPDKSPARQWTMIHGIVGLAAGGIAILIQLLSGLSLQFALTLLGIGCLAFGGVGLYMLLNKELSALRRISVLSTVLFLLLGGLLLLQALGVGTLATTLQIINMIILIGGIALIIWAFVLKNDAR is encoded by the coding sequence ATGCCTGACCAAATCAAATCCAAAGTTGCCAACACAGCCAAAAGCGCCCTGCCCTGGCAAAAGGGGATCGCCTGGTGGCTGGTCCTGATCGAAGGCATCGTCCTGACCGCCCTCGGCCTATATATGTTCTTCGCCCCGGCTTCGGCCAACACGATCATCGGTTGGATCATCGCCCTGACGTTGGTCGTCGGCGGAGCGGTCAGCTTGTCCCTCTCGCTCAAAGCGCCCGACAAATCCCCGGCCCGTCAATGGACGATGATCCACGGCATCGTTGGCCTGGCCGCCGGCGGCATTGCCATCCTGATCCAACTGCTCAGTGGGCTGTCGCTTCAGTTCGCCCTCACCTTGCTGGGCATCGGCTGCCTGGCCTTCGGCGGCGTGGGCCTCTACATGCTGCTCAACAAGGAACTCAGCGCGCTGCGGCGGATATCCGTCCTGAGCACCGTCCTTTTCTTGTTGCTCGGCGGCCTTCTACTTTTACAGGCGCTCGGCGTCGGCACGCTCGCCACCACGTTGCAGATCATCAATATGATCATCCTGATCGGCGGCATTGCCCTGATCATCTGGGCGTTCGTCCTGAAGAACGACGCTCGCTAG
- a CDS encoding LuxR C-terminal-related transcriptional regulator yields the protein MTLISAPAGFGKTTLVSEWVAGGRRPVAWLSLAEEESDPARFLTYLIAALQTIAGEIGATALPVLQSPQPLPIEAILTSLINDIAAISNDFILVLDDYHLVDDAAVDKALGFLLEHSPPQLHLAITTREDPNLPLTRLRVRDQLTELRAADLRFTAAEAAEFLNQVMGLSLSADEVAALDSRTEGWIAGLQLAALSMKGHRDVTGFIQAFTGDHRYIVDYLVEEVLDNQPEALRHFLLQTSILDRLNGPLCDAVTGQPGSAAQLAALQRGNFFLIPLDDRRHWYRYHHLFADVLRAHLMAEQPDQLPSLHQRASAWFARNGSPPEAIHHALAAQDFEQAATLIERAVPATRRNRQDAMLRSWFRALPEELLRRRPLLNAHYVGILLQSGQPDGVEGRLRDAERWLAENVGVRPDFADEEDFQRLPSLIAMYDAAIALVRGDSAGAMAHARRVIELAPEDDVFVRGAASSLMGLAAWTSGDLATAYRMYGDGMAYLHKAGYISDVIGGFVSLSDIRLAQGRLREAQSNYERGLQLATQPDQPPLRGAADMHVGLSDITLERNDLNSAAQHLLKSVDLGELNGLPKNPYRWCVASARLLAARGDIDGALGLLDEAEPLYESDFSPNVQPIAAMRARLWIADGRLGEALGWALAQGIAAGDDLSYLREYDHITLARLRLAQGRSEGSAGALREASELLDRLRQAAEEGGRLGSVVEILILQALAQQAQGDSAAALSHLERALALAEPEGYARLFLDEGADMSYLIGEAAGQGIRPAYTGHLLAAFAAEHPAPAGEMAQPAPPASSSLIEPLSPRELEILRLFQTNLSGPEIAQELVIALSTVRTHTKSIYSKLNVNSRRAAVGRAVELGLI from the coding sequence TTGACCCTGATCTCGGCCCCGGCCGGCTTTGGTAAAACGACACTGGTCAGCGAATGGGTCGCCGGCGGGCGGCGACCGGTGGCCTGGTTATCGTTGGCGGAAGAGGAGAGCGACCCGGCCCGCTTCCTGACTTATCTCATCGCCGCCTTGCAGACAATTGCGGGGGAGATTGGAGCGACGGCGCTGCCCGTGTTGCAGTCGCCACAGCCGTTGCCCATCGAAGCGATTTTGACGAGCCTGATCAATGACATCGCCGCCATCTCCAACGATTTTATTCTGGTGCTGGATGACTACCACCTGGTGGATGACGCAGCGGTTGACAAGGCGCTAGGCTTTCTGCTGGAGCATTCGCCGCCCCAACTGCACCTGGCGATTACGACCCGTGAAGACCCCAATCTACCCCTGACCCGGCTGCGCGTGCGCGATCAATTGACCGAACTACGCGCCGCCGACTTGCGCTTTACGGCGGCCGAGGCGGCCGAATTTCTCAACCAGGTGATGGGGCTGTCTCTCTCGGCCGACGAGGTTGCCGCCCTCGATAGCCGCACCGAAGGCTGGATTGCCGGTTTGCAGCTGGCCGCGCTGTCGATGAAGGGCCACCGGGATGTTACCGGATTCATCCAGGCCTTCACCGGCGATCATCGTTATATTGTCGATTATCTCGTCGAGGAAGTGTTGGACAATCAGCCCGAGGCGCTGCGCCATTTCCTGCTACAGACCTCCATCCTCGACCGCTTGAATGGCCCCCTGTGCGATGCTGTGACGGGGCAGCCGGGGAGCGCGGCCCAGTTGGCAGCCTTGCAGCGCGGTAACTTCTTCCTGATTCCGCTGGATGACCGGCGACACTGGTATCGCTATCACCATCTTTTTGCCGATGTGTTGCGCGCCCATTTGATGGCCGAGCAACCCGACCAACTGCCCAGCCTTCACCAGCGCGCCAGCGCCTGGTTCGCCCGGAACGGCTCGCCGCCGGAGGCCATCCACCACGCCCTGGCCGCCCAGGATTTCGAGCAAGCGGCGACCCTCATCGAACGCGCGGTACCGGCCACGCGCCGGAACCGGCAGGATGCCATGCTGCGAAGCTGGTTTCGGGCTTTGCCCGAGGAACTGCTCCGGCGCCGGCCCTTACTCAACGCCCACTACGTCGGCATCTTGCTACAGAGCGGCCAACCGGATGGCGTCGAGGGCCGCCTGCGGGACGCCGAACGTTGGCTGGCTGAAAACGTTGGAGTGCGCCCGGATTTTGCCGATGAGGAGGATTTTCAACGCCTGCCCAGCCTGATCGCCATGTACGATGCCGCCATTGCCCTGGTTCGCGGCGATAGCGCCGGCGCGATGGCCCACGCCCGGCGGGTCATTGAACTGGCCCCGGAAGACGACGTTTTCGTGCGCGGCGCGGCGTCGTCACTCATGGGGCTGGCGGCCTGGACAAGCGGCGACCTGGCGACAGCGTACCGGATGTATGGCGACGGCATGGCTTATTTGCACAAGGCCGGCTACATCTCCGACGTGATTGGCGGCTTCGTTTCCCTGTCCGATATTCGGCTGGCGCAAGGTCGCCTGCGCGAGGCGCAAAGCAACTACGAGCGCGGCTTGCAGTTGGCGACCCAACCCGACCAGCCCCCGCTGCGCGGCGCGGCCGACATGCACGTGGGCCTGAGCGACATCACCCTTGAGCGCAACGATCTGAATAGTGCCGCCCAGCACCTCCTGAAAAGCGTGGATCTTGGCGAACTCAATGGACTGCCCAAAAACCCGTATCGTTGGTGCGTGGCCTCGGCGCGACTACTGGCCGCCCGGGGCGATATAGACGGCGCGCTGGGCCTCCTCGACGAGGCCGAGCCGCTGTACGAAAGTGATTTCTCGCCCAACGTCCAGCCTATCGCCGCGATGCGGGCGCGGCTGTGGATCGCGGACGGCCGGTTGGGCGAAGCCCTGGGCTGGGCGCTTGCGCAAGGCATAGCGGCCGGGGATGACCTCAGCTACCTGCGGGAATACGACCACATCACCCTGGCCCGGCTCCGGCTGGCCCAGGGCCGGAGCGAGGGTTCGGCCGGCGCGCTGCGTGAGGCGAGCGAATTACTGGATCGGCTGCGCCAAGCGGCCGAAGAAGGCGGCCGGCTGGGCAGTGTGGTCGAAATCCTGATCCTGCAAGCGCTGGCCCAGCAAGCACAGGGCGACAGTGCGGCGGCGCTGTCCCATTTGGAGCGCGCTCTGGCGTTGGCCGAGCCGGAAGGGTACGCGCGCCTCTTCCTGGACGAGGGCGCCGATATGTCCTACCTAATCGGTGAAGCGGCCGGGCAGGGGATCAGGCCCGCCTACACGGGCCACCTCTTAGCGGCCTTCGCCGCCGAGCATCCGGCCCCGGCCGGAGAAATGGCTCAACCCGCTCCCCCGGCCTCATCGTCCCTGATTGAGCCGCTCAGCCCGCGCGAACTGGAAATCCTCCGCCTGTTCCAGACGAATCTTTCCGGCCCTGAGATCGCTCAGGAACTGGTCATCGCTTTGAGCACGGTTCGCACCCACACGAAGAGCATCTACAGCAAACTCAACGTCAATAGCCGCCGGGCGGCCGTCGGGCGCGCGGTTGAGCTGGGCTTGATCTAG
- a CDS encoding beta-mannosidase: protein MKTQSLSGAWQFRQAETDEWLPATVPGGVHTDLLALGRIPDPFVGDNERRVQWVAEADWEFRRRFTVDAGLPAQSWVELVGDGLDTLATVSLNGRALGRADNMFRQYRWDVKELLHAGENELLIAFASPVRYAAEQQATRAMPGVSQAIPGGPHLRKAPCQFGWDWGPQLPPIGIWQDIRLEGGDQARLTDVHLRQSHHDGEVDVTATVSVMPDAVGGLTARLQLITPDGQSFAAETVVDDETTTLHLPVLRPQLWWPNGYGEQPLYEAIVTLQRGDIEIERRDYRLGLRTLELRQEEDEWGRSFEFVVNGVPIFAKGSNWIPADSFPTRITDEYLETLIRGAAETHQNMLRVWGGGFYEEERFYDLCDRYGILVWQDFIFSCSVYPLDDAAFLDNVHVEVEENVRRLRHRASLALWCGNNEMEWGWVDWAWPKQRELDDLKVAYDRFFHHTLPAWCAAADPDTTYWPSSPSSDTPFEAPNGQRQGDAHYWDVWHGRQPFTAYRAQYPRFMSEFGFQALPPLATIRAYAAEDDWNMTSYVMEQHQKNASGNSLMVGQMLDTFRLPQDFPSLVYLSMVLQAEGIRYGVEHWRRARDRVAGTLYWQLNDCWPVASWSSLDYFGRWKALHYAARRFYAPLLLSIEDDPPRQGVFVTNDRREPWDGRVRWSLETLAGVGLAGGEQAVQAAGQATTPVGAFDLADYVTDDNRRDLVFIAELWQGDQLQARQAAYFAPTKHLQLVEPRVTADCAGDGQSFHVTLRGRSLARLVEVTLEGADVVFSDNYFDLPAGRAVTVTGDLPAGWDGARVAAALRIRSVYDSFQQHGGN, encoded by the coding sequence ATGAAGACGCAATCGTTAAGCGGCGCCTGGCAGTTTCGTCAGGCGGAAACGGATGAATGGCTGCCGGCCACCGTGCCCGGCGGCGTCCATACCGATTTGCTGGCCCTGGGCCGCATCCCCGACCCGTTTGTGGGCGACAATGAACGGCGCGTCCAGTGGGTGGCCGAGGCCGATTGGGAGTTCCGCCGCCGCTTCACCGTGGACGCCGGCTTGCCGGCGCAATCGTGGGTCGAGTTGGTCGGCGACGGGCTGGACACACTGGCGACGGTCAGCCTGAACGGCCGCGCCCTGGGCCGGGCCGATAATATGTTCCGCCAATACCGTTGGGACGTGAAAGAGCTGCTGCACGCCGGGGAGAACGAACTGCTGATCGCCTTCGCTTCGCCGGTGCGCTATGCCGCCGAGCAGCAGGCGACGCGGGCCATGCCCGGCGTGTCGCAGGCCATCCCCGGCGGGCCGCATCTGCGCAAGGCCCCCTGCCAGTTCGGCTGGGATTGGGGGCCGCAACTGCCGCCCATCGGCATTTGGCAGGATATCCGCCTGGAAGGGGGCGACCAGGCCCGCCTGACCGACGTCCATCTGCGCCAGAGCCACCACGACGGCGAGGTCGATGTGACGGCCACGGTCAGCGTGATGCCGGACGCGGTCGGAGGTCTGACGGCCCGGCTGCAACTGATCACCCCGGACGGCCAATCGTTCGCGGCCGAAACGGTCGTTGACGACGAGACGACCACGCTGCACCTGCCCGTGCTCCGGCCACAACTGTGGTGGCCCAACGGCTACGGCGAGCAGCCGCTGTACGAGGCCATCGTCACGTTGCAGCGCGGCGACATCGAGATCGAGCGGCGCGATTACCGGCTGGGCCTGCGCACGCTGGAATTGCGCCAGGAAGAGGATGAATGGGGGCGCTCCTTCGAGTTCGTGGTCAACGGCGTGCCCATCTTCGCCAAGGGATCGAACTGGATCCCGGCCGACTCCTTCCCGACGCGCATCACCGACGAATATCTGGAGACGCTCATTCGCGGCGCGGCCGAGACGCATCAGAATATGCTGCGCGTCTGGGGCGGCGGCTTCTACGAAGAAGAGCGCTTCTACGACTTGTGCGACCGCTACGGCATCCTCGTCTGGCAGGATTTCATCTTCTCGTGCAGCGTCTACCCGCTGGACGATGCCGCTTTCCTGGACAACGTCCACGTCGAGGTCGAAGAGAACGTGCGCCGCCTGCGCCACCGGGCCAGTCTGGCCCTCTGGTGCGGCAACAACGAGATGGAGTGGGGTTGGGTCGATTGGGCCTGGCCGAAGCAGCGGGAACTCGACGACCTGAAGGTGGCTTACGACCGCTTCTTCCACCACACTCTGCCCGCCTGGTGCGCCGCCGCCGACCCCGACACCACCTATTGGCCCAGTTCGCCCTCGTCGGACACGCCGTTTGAGGCTCCCAACGGCCAACGACAGGGCGACGCCCATTATTGGGACGTGTGGCACGGCCGCCAGCCCTTCACCGCCTACCGCGCCCAATACCCGCGCTTTATGAGCGAGTTCGGCTTCCAGGCGTTGCCGCCGTTAGCCACCATCCGCGCCTATGCCGCCGAAGACGACTGGAACATGACCTCCTACGTCATGGAGCAGCACCAGAAGAACGCCAGCGGCAACAGCCTGATGGTCGGCCAGATGCTCGATACCTTCCGGCTGCCCCAGGATTTCCCGTCGCTGGTTTACCTGAGCATGGTGCTCCAGGCCGAGGGCATCCGCTATGGCGTGGAGCATTGGCGGCGCGCCCGCGACCGGGTGGCGGGCACACTCTACTGGCAGTTGAACGATTGCTGGCCGGTGGCGTCGTGGTCGAGCCTCGACTATTTCGGCCGCTGGAAGGCGCTGCATTATGCCGCCCGCCGCTTCTACGCGCCGCTGCTGCTGAGCATCGAGGACGACCCGCCGCGGCAGGGCGTGTTCGTCACCAATGACCGGCGCGAGCCGTGGGACGGCCGCGTGCGCTGGTCGCTGGAAACGCTGGCCGGCGTGGGGCTGGCCGGCGGCGAGCAAGCGGTGCAAGCGGCGGGGCAGGCCACCACGCCGGTCGGCGCGTTTGATCTGGCCGACTACGTGACCGACGACAACCGGCGCGACCTGGTCTTCATCGCCGAACTGTGGCAGGGCGATCAGTTGCAGGCCCGGCAGGCGGCCTACTTCGCCCCGACCAAACATTTGCAACTGGTCGAGCCGCGGGTGACGGCCGACTGCGCCGGCGATGGGCAGTCGTTCCACGTCACCTTGCGCGGCCGTTCGCTGGCCCGGCTGGTGGAAGTGACGCTGGAGGGCGCGGACGTGGTGTTCAGCGATAACTACTTCGACCTGCCCGCGGGCCGCGCCGTCACCGTGACAGGCGATCTGCCGGCCGGTTGGGATGGCGCGCGTGTTGCCGCCGCCCTACGGATTCGCTCGGTTTATGATTCTTTCCAACAGCACGGAGGCAACTGA
- a CDS encoding carbohydrate deacetylase, translating into MDRSPSSTNELLGYPADARLLIVNADDFGMCQAVNEAVMRAFPAGVLRSATVMVPCPWGLQAMRLLAAHPEIPFGVHLTAISDWADYRWGPVTPREKVPALIREDGTFYKFDQMRHFLAQVDLGQLELEFRAQIEAVLAFGLRPTHLDWHALRLDGWDAVSEVMLGLAREYGLAMRVVVPSHIARARSLGLPANDSGFLDSYQLDLTGKQAHYVELLRALPPGLSEWAIHPGFNYPELLAIETEGHHMRQSDFDFLVSQQARDVIAEEGIILLDYRPLQAVWREAARREVMA; encoded by the coding sequence ATGGACAGGTCGCCTAGCTCCACGAACGAGCTGCTCGGCTACCCGGCCGACGCGCGGCTGTTGATCGTCAACGCCGACGATTTCGGTATGTGCCAGGCGGTGAATGAGGCCGTCATGCGCGCCTTCCCGGCGGGGGTGCTCCGCTCGGCAACCGTGATGGTTCCCTGCCCCTGGGGCTTGCAGGCCATGCGCTTGCTGGCCGCTCATCCCGAAATCCCCTTCGGCGTGCATCTGACCGCTATCTCCGATTGGGCTGATTACCGCTGGGGGCCGGTGACACCCCGCGAGAAAGTGCCGGCCCTGATCCGCGAGGATGGCACCTTCTACAAATTTGACCAGATGCGCCATTTCCTGGCCCAGGTCGATTTGGGCCAACTGGAGCTGGAGTTCCGGGCACAGATCGAAGCGGTGCTGGCCTTCGGGCTGCGGCCGACCCACCTCGATTGGCACGCCCTGCGTCTCGATGGCTGGGACGCCGTTTCCGAGGTGATGCTGGGATTGGCGCGAGAATATGGGCTGGCGATGCGGGTGGTCGTACCGTCCCATATCGCCAGGGCGCGCAGCCTGGGTTTGCCCGCCAATGACAGCGGCTTTCTGGACAGCTACCAACTCGACCTGACCGGCAAACAGGCCCATTACGTGGAACTCCTGCGCGCGCTGCCGCCGGGCCTGAGTGAGTGGGCCATCCATCCCGGCTTCAATTATCCTGAACTGCTGGCGATAGAAACGGAAGGTCATCACATGCGCCAGTCGGATTTCGACTTTCTGGTCTCGCAACAGGCCAGGGACGTGATCGCCGAAGAAGGCATCATCCTGCTGGATTATCGACCCCTGCAAGCCGTCTGGCGAGAAGCGGCAAGACGAGAGGTAATGGCTTGA
- a CDS encoding glycoside hydrolase family 3 C-terminal domain-containing protein, whose product MTNIQSLLAQMTLEEKAALCTGAGPWTTTPVERLNLPALTVTDGPHGLRRVVDVFSMINKSLPATCFPTASSLAASWDPALLHEMGQALAAEAIALDVGVILGPGVNMKRSPLCGRNFEYFAEDPYQAGVMATALIEGIQSLGVGTSLKHYAANNQEFERFSMNAEVDERTLREIYLPAFEMAVTKAQPWTVMCSYNKINGTYGSEHRQLLTDILKNEWGFEGFVVSDWGAVHDRVASLKAGLDLEMPGPKPTRVNAVIEAVRNGDLDEAVLDEAARRILNIVCRAAETPKGGEFDAAAHHALARRISAECMVLLKNNGLLPLRDPQHVAVIGRAAMQAHFQGGGSSHINPTAVDVPFTELQKLAANAEISYAAGYPEDDSHNQGLIDEAVGLAQTADVALLYIALPSFKESEGYDRADLDLTAQQVALIQAVTAVQPNTVVILNNGAPVVMGDWIDGTAAVLEAWMMGQAGGGAIADVLFGRVNPSGKLTETVPLRLTDTPAHLNFPGENGVVRYGEGLFIGYRYYDARNVAVQFPFGYGLSYTTFAYNNVRVSAENFRDVDGLTVAVDVTNAGPVAGKEIVQVYVHDHAARLVRPYKELKGFAKVSLQPGETQTVTIPLDFRAFAYYDPAYRQWVTESGQFDILVGASSADIRGRATATLCSTLQLPTILHDESTIRAWFSDPAGRELVAPIFDEMMKNGGMFSADGPEDQSIGMDMINFLMDLPLRSFFHFQETSLTQPPDDITNQLLEQVYGVGR is encoded by the coding sequence ATGACTAACATTCAATCCCTTCTTGCCCAGATGACCTTGGAAGAAAAAGCGGCGTTATGCACCGGCGCGGGGCCGTGGACGACGACCCCGGTCGAGCGGCTCAACCTGCCGGCCCTGACCGTCACCGATGGCCCGCATGGTCTTCGCCGGGTGGTTGACGTGTTCTCGATGATCAATAAAAGCCTGCCGGCCACTTGCTTCCCCACGGCCTCCAGTCTGGCGGCCAGTTGGGACCCGGCATTGTTGCATGAGATGGGCCAGGCGCTGGCCGCGGAGGCCATTGCCCTGGACGTGGGCGTTATCCTTGGCCCCGGGGTCAACATGAAGCGCTCGCCGTTGTGCGGCCGCAACTTCGAGTATTTTGCCGAAGACCCGTATCAGGCCGGGGTCATGGCGACGGCCCTCATCGAGGGCATCCAGAGCCTAGGCGTCGGCACCTCGCTGAAGCATTATGCCGCCAACAATCAGGAATTCGAGCGCTTCTCGATGAACGCCGAGGTGGACGAGCGCACCCTGCGCGAGATCTATTTGCCGGCGTTTGAAATGGCCGTGACCAAAGCCCAGCCCTGGACGGTCATGTGTTCCTATAACAAAATCAACGGCACCTACGGCTCCGAGCATCGCCAACTGTTGACCGACATCCTGAAAAACGAGTGGGGCTTCGAGGGGTTTGTCGTGTCCGACTGGGGCGCGGTGCACGACCGCGTGGCGTCGCTGAAAGCCGGGCTGGACCTGGAGATGCCCGGCCCCAAGCCAACGCGCGTCAATGCCGTCATCGAGGCCGTGCGCAACGGCGACCTGGACGAGGCGGTGCTCGACGAGGCGGCGCGGCGCATCCTCAACATCGTCTGCCGCGCGGCCGAGACACCCAAGGGGGGCGAATTCGACGCGGCGGCCCACCACGCCCTGGCGCGCCGGATTTCGGCCGAGTGCATGGTCTTGCTGAAGAACAACGGCCTGCTGCCCCTGCGCGACCCGCAACATGTGGCCGTGATCGGCCGGGCGGCGATGCAGGCCCATTTCCAGGGCGGCGGCAGCTCCCACATCAACCCTACAGCGGTGGATGTGCCGTTCACTGAACTGCAAAAGCTGGCCGCCAACGCCGAAATTAGCTATGCCGCGGGCTACCCTGAGGACGACAGCCACAATCAGGGCCTCATCGATGAGGCGGTCGGCCTGGCCCAGACGGCCGACGTGGCCCTGCTCTACATCGCTCTGCCGTCGTTCAAGGAGTCCGAAGGCTACGACCGGGCCGACCTGGACCTGACGGCGCAGCAGGTGGCGCTCATTCAGGCCGTGACCGCCGTGCAGCCCAACACGGTCGTCATCCTCAACAACGGCGCGCCGGTGGTCATGGGCGACTGGATCGACGGCACGGCGGCGGTGCTGGAGGCGTGGATGATGGGTCAGGCGGGCGGCGGGGCCATCGCCGACGTGTTGTTTGGCCGGGTCAACCCATCGGGCAAGCTGACCGAGACGGTTCCGCTGCGCCTGACCGACACCCCGGCGCACCTGAACTTCCCCGGCGAAAACGGCGTGGTGCGCTATGGCGAAGGGCTGTTCATCGGCTACCGCTATTACGATGCCCGCAACGTGGCGGTGCAGTTCCCGTTTGGCTATGGGCTGAGCTATACCACCTTCGCCTACAACAATGTGCGGGTTTCGGCCGAGAACTTCCGGGACGTGGACGGCCTGACGGTGGCGGTGGACGTGACCAACGCCGGGCCGGTGGCCGGCAAGGAGATCGTGCAGGTCTACGTCCACGACCACGCGGCGCGGCTGGTGCGGCCCTATAAGGAACTCAAGGGATTCGCCAAGGTTAGCTTGCAGCCGGGCGAGACCCAGACCGTCACCATCCCCCTCGACTTTCGCGCCTTCGCCTACTACGACCCGGCCTACCGGCAGTGGGTCACGGAGTCGGGGCAGTTCGACATCCTCGTCGGCGCGTCGTCGGCCGACATTCGCGGCCGGGCCACGGCCACGCTGTGTTCCACGCTGCAACTGCCGACAATCCTCCACGACGAATCGACCATTCGCGCCTGGTTCAGCGACCCGGCCGGCCGCGAACTGGTGGCGCCAATCTTCGACGAGATGATGAAGAACGGTGGGATGTTCAGCGCCGATGGCCCGGAAGACCAATCCATCGGCATGGATATGATCAACTTCCTGATGGACTTGCCCCTGCGCAGCTTCTTCCACTTCCAGGAAACATCATTGACCCAACCGCCCGACGACATCACCAACCAGTTGTTGGAACAGGTGTATGGGGTCGGCCGGTAA